In a genomic window of Erigeron canadensis isolate Cc75 chromosome 5, C_canadensis_v1, whole genome shotgun sequence:
- the LOC122600196 gene encoding eukaryotic peptide chain release factor subunit 1-3-like isoform X1: MGDAHDTDKNIEIWKIKKLIKALEAARGNGTSMISLIMPPRDQVSRVTKMLGDEFGTASNIKSRVNRQSVLGAITSAQQRLKLYNKVPPNGLVLYTGTIVTEDGKEKKVTIDFEPFRPINASLYLCDNKFHTEALNELLESDDKFGFIVMDGNGTLFGTLSGNTREVLHKFSVDLPKKHGRGGQSALRFARLRMEKRHNYVRKTAELATQFYINPSTSQPNVSGLILAGSADFKTELSQSDMFDPRLQAKILNVVDVSYGGENGFNQAIELSAEILANVKFIQEKRLIGKYFEEISQDTGKYVFGVDDTLKALEMGAVDILIVWENLDINRFTLKNITTGEVIIKHLSKEQESIQKNFRDATTNAELEVQEKMSLLEWFANEYRKFGCTLEFVTNKSQEGSQFCRGFGGIGGILRYQLDIRSFDELSDDELYGDSE; the protein is encoded by the coding sequence ATGGGAGATGCTCACGATACGGATAAGAACATTGAGATATGGAAAATCAAGAAGCTTATTAAGGCATTGGAAGCTGCTCGTGGTAATGGTACCAGCATGATCTCTCTTATAATGCCTCCACGTGATCAAGTATCCCGGGTCACTAAAATGCTTGGAGATGAATTTGGAACCGCTTCAAACATAAAAAGTAGAGTAAACCGTCAATCTGTTTTGGGAGCAATCACATCTGCCCAACAAAGACTAAAACTCTACAACAAGGTTCCCCCAAATGGGCTTGTGCTTTACACTGGAACCATTGTAACCGAAGACGGTAAGGAAAAGAAAGTCACCATTGATTTTGAACCTTTTCGTCCCATCAATGCATCCTTGTATCTCTGTGATAACAAATTCCATACAGAAGCGCTGAATGAACTATTAGAGTCTGATGACAAGTTCGGTTTTATAGTTATGGATGGAAACGGGACCTTATTTGGAACATTGAGTGGTAATACTCGAGAAGTGCTTCACAAGTTCAGTGTCGATCTCCCAAAGAAGCATGGAAGAGGAGGGCAATCTGCATTAAGGTTTGCTCGTTTACGGATGGAGAAAAGGCATAACTATGTGAGGAAGACTGCCGAGCTGGCAACACAGTTCTATATCAATCCTTCAACTAGCCAGCCTAATGTTTCAGGACTCATACTTGCAGGGTCTGCTGACTTCAAAACTGAGCTTAGCCAATCTGATATGTTTGACCCCCGCCTGCAAGCAAAAATCCTGAATGTTGTTGATGTTTCTTATGGAGGTGAAAACGGTTTCAATCAAGCAATAGAATTATCTGCCGAGATTCTTGCAAACGTCAAGTTCATACAAGAGAAACGCTTGATCGGCAAGTACTTTGAGGAGATTAGTCAAGATACCGGGAAATATGTTTTTGGTGTGGATGATACATTGAAGGCTCTTGAGATGGGGGCAGTTGATATACTCATAGTTTGGGAAAATCTAGATATTAATCGGTTTACTCTTAAGAATATTACAACTGGTGAGGTGATTATTAAGCATCTGAGTAAAGAGCAAGAAAGTATTCAGAAAAACTTTAGGGATGCAACCACCAATGCCGAACTAGAAGTTCAGGAAAAGATGTCTTTGCTTGAATGGTTTGCTAATGAATACCGAAAGTTTGGTTGCACACTTGAGTTTGTCACCAATAAGTCACAAGAGGGATCTCAGTTTTGCAGAGGTTTTGGTGGAATAGGAGGAATCCTTCGTTATCAGCTGGATATCCGATCATTTGACGAGCTTTCTGATGATGAATTGTATGGTGATTCTGAATAG
- the LOC122600196 gene encoding eukaryotic peptide chain release factor subunit 1-3-like isoform X2, which translates to MGDAHDTDKNIEIWKIKKLIKALEAARGNGTSMISLIMPPRDQVSRVTKMLGDEFGTASNIKSRVNRQSVLGAITSAQQRLKLYNKVPPNGLVLYTGTIVTEDVMDGNGTLFGTLSGNTREVLHKFSVDLPKKHGRGGQSALRFARLRMEKRHNYVRKTAELATQFYINPSTSQPNVSGLILAGSADFKTELSQSDMFDPRLQAKILNVVDVSYGGENGFNQAIELSAEILANVKFIQEKRLIGKYFEEISQDTGKYVFGVDDTLKALEMGAVDILIVWENLDINRFTLKNITTGEVIIKHLSKEQESIQKNFRDATTNAELEVQEKMSLLEWFANEYRKFGCTLEFVTNKSQEGSQFCRGFGGIGGILRYQLDIRSFDELSDDELYGDSE; encoded by the exons ATGGGAGATGCTCACGATACGGATAAGAACATTGAGATATGGAAAATCAAGAAGCTTATTAAGGCATTGGAAGCTGCTCGTGGTAATGGTACCAGCATGATCTCTCTTATAATGCCTCCACGTGATCAAGTATCCCGGGTCACTAAAATGCTTGGAGATGAATTTGGAACCGCTTCAAACATAAAAAGTAGAGTAAACCGTCAATCTGTTTTGGGAGCAATCACATCTGCCCAACAAAGACTAAAACTCTACAACAAGGTTCCCCCAAATGGGCTTGTGCTTTACACTGGAACCATTGTAACCGAAGACG TTATGGATGGAAACGGGACCTTATTTGGAACATTGAGTGGTAATACTCGAGAAGTGCTTCACAAGTTCAGTGTCGATCTCCCAAAGAAGCATGGAAGAGGAGGGCAATCTGCATTAAGGTTTGCTCGTTTACGGATGGAGAAAAGGCATAACTATGTGAGGAAGACTGCCGAGCTGGCAACACAGTTCTATATCAATCCTTCAACTAGCCAGCCTAATGTTTCAGGACTCATACTTGCAGGGTCTGCTGACTTCAAAACTGAGCTTAGCCAATCTGATATGTTTGACCCCCGCCTGCAAGCAAAAATCCTGAATGTTGTTGATGTTTCTTATGGAGGTGAAAACGGTTTCAATCAAGCAATAGAATTATCTGCCGAGATTCTTGCAAACGTCAAGTTCATACAAGAGAAACGCTTGATCGGCAAGTACTTTGAGGAGATTAGTCAAGATACCGGGAAATATGTTTTTGGTGTGGATGATACATTGAAGGCTCTTGAGATGGGGGCAGTTGATATACTCATAGTTTGGGAAAATCTAGATATTAATCGGTTTACTCTTAAGAATATTACAACTGGTGAGGTGATTATTAAGCATCTGAGTAAAGAGCAAGAAAGTATTCAGAAAAACTTTAGGGATGCAACCACCAATGCCGAACTAGAAGTTCAGGAAAAGATGTCTTTGCTTGAATGGTTTGCTAATGAATACCGAAAGTTTGGTTGCACACTTGAGTTTGTCACCAATAAGTCACAAGAGGGATCTCAGTTTTGCAGAGGTTTTGGTGGAATAGGAGGAATCCTTCGTTATCAGCTGGATATCCGATCATTTGACGAGCTTTCTGATGATGAATTGTATGGTGATTCTGAATAG